A part of Streptomyces sp. DSM 40750 genomic DNA contains:
- a CDS encoding glycoside hydrolase family 13 protein: MSQQHSADTAPTSAVATVAQRSDWWRDAVIYQVYPRSFADSNGDGMGDLEGVRSRLPYLRDLGVDAVWLSPFYASPQADAGYDVADYRAVDPMFGNLLDADALIRDAHELGLRIIVDLVPNHSSDHHEWFKRAVAEGPGSPLRDRYHFRPGKGANGELPPNDWESIFGGPAWTRVADGEWYLHLFAPEQPDFNWEHPAVGDEFRSILRFWLDMGVDGFRIDVAHGLVKADGLPDLGAHDQLKLLGNDVMPFFDQDGVHAIYREWRLVLDEYAGERIFVAEAWTPTIERTANYVRPDELHQAFNFQYLGTDWDATELKVVIDRTLDAMRPVGAPATWVLSNHDVTRHATRFANEPGLGTQIRLAGDRELGLRRARAASLLMLALPGSAYVYQGEELGLPDVVDLPDEVRQDPAYFRGAGQDGFRDGCRVPIPWTRTGSSYGFGAGGSWLPQPAEWGELSVEAQTGEAGSTLELYRSALAVRREQSGLGAGDSVEWLKVPAGVLAFRRGDFVCVANTTGEAVTVPAYGRVLIASGEVTVAEDEAKLPGDTTVWWTTA; this comes from the coding sequence ATGAGCCAGCAGCACTCCGCCGACACGGCCCCGACCTCCGCCGTCGCCACCGTCGCCCAGCGCAGCGACTGGTGGCGCGACGCGGTCATCTACCAGGTCTATCCGCGCAGCTTCGCCGACAGCAACGGCGACGGCATGGGCGACCTGGAGGGCGTACGTTCCCGACTCCCTTACCTGCGTGACCTGGGCGTGGACGCCGTCTGGTTGTCCCCCTTCTATGCCTCCCCACAGGCCGACGCCGGCTACGACGTAGCCGACTACCGTGCGGTGGACCCCATGTTCGGCAACCTCCTCGACGCCGACGCGCTGATCCGCGACGCGCACGAGCTGGGCCTGCGGATCATCGTCGACCTGGTCCCGAACCACTCCTCCGACCACCACGAGTGGTTCAAGCGAGCGGTGGCGGAGGGCCCGGGTTCCCCGCTGCGCGACCGCTACCACTTCCGCCCGGGCAAGGGCGCGAACGGCGAACTCCCCCCGAACGACTGGGAGTCCATCTTCGGCGGCCCGGCGTGGACGAGGGTGGCCGACGGCGAGTGGTACCTGCACCTCTTCGCCCCCGAGCAGCCCGACTTCAACTGGGAGCACCCGGCGGTCGGCGACGAGTTCCGCTCGATCCTCCGCTTCTGGCTGGACATGGGCGTCGACGGTTTCCGCATCGACGTGGCCCACGGCCTGGTGAAGGCGGACGGCCTTCCGGACCTGGGCGCCCACGACCAGCTGAAACTGCTGGGCAACGATGTCATGCCGTTCTTCGACCAGGACGGCGTACACGCGATCTACCGTGAGTGGCGCCTGGTGCTGGACGAGTACGCGGGCGAGCGCATCTTCGTGGCGGAGGCCTGGACCCCGACGATCGAGCGCACGGCGAACTACGTTCGCCCGGACGAACTCCACCAGGCCTTCAACTTCCAGTATCTGGGCACGGATTGGGACGCCACGGAACTGAAGGTCGTCATCGACCGCACGCTGGACGCGATGCGCCCGGTGGGCGCCCCCGCCACCTGGGTCCTGTCGAACCACGACGTGACCCGCCACGCGACCCGCTTCGCGAACGAGCCGGGCCTGGGCACCCAGATCCGCCTGGCGGGCGACCGTGAACTGGGGTTGCGGAGGGCGCGGGCGGCCTCGCTGCTGATGCTGGCGCTGCCGGGTTCGGCGTACGTCTACCAGGGCGAGGAACTGGGTCTCCCGGACGTCGTGGACCTCCCGGACGAGGTCCGACAGGACCCGGCGTACTTCCGCGGCGCCGGCCAGGACGGCTTCCGCGACGGCTGCCGGGTCCCGATCCCGTGGACCCGTACGGGCTCGTCGTACGGCTTCGGGGCGGGCGGCTCCTGGCTGCCGCAGCCGGCTGAGTGGGGCGAGCTGAGCGTCGAGGCGCAGACGGGGGAGGCGGGCTCGACCTTGGAGCTGTACCGGAGCGCGCTGGCGGTGCGCCGCGAGCAGTCCGGCCTCGGCGCGGGCGACTCGGTCGAGTGGCTGAAGGTGCCTGCGGGTGTCCTGGCCTTCCGCCGGGGGGACTTCGTGTGCGTCGCGAACACGACCGGTGAGGCGGTCACGGTCCCGGCGTACGGGCGGGTCCTGATCGCCAGCGGTGAGGTGACGGTGGCGGAGGACGAGGCGAAGCTGCCGGGGGACACGACGGTGTGGTGGACGACGGCCTGA
- a CDS encoding sugar ABC transporter permease codes for MSTTTVKTTAPADSPAGTAGGAPPRRTRRRGENSFAGSFAAHAILTGASLAALFPIAWLVFLSLGPDKDDYLHPGRIFGKMTLDNYSFVLQETPFFDWLVSTLVVSLGTTVIGVLIAATTGYAVSRMRFPGYRKFMWVLLVTQMFPVAVLMVPMYEILSELQLIDSYLGLVLVYCSTAVPYCAWLLKGYFDTIPFEIDEAGRVDGLTPFGTFARLILPLARPGLAVAAFYSFITAFGEVAFASTFMLSDTKYTFAVGLQSFVSEHDAQRNLMAATAVLVAIPVSAFFYLVQKNLVTGLTAGGTKG; via the coding sequence ATGAGCACCACGACCGTCAAGACCACGGCTCCGGCGGACTCCCCGGCGGGGACCGCCGGGGGCGCGCCCCCGCGCAGGACACGCCGACGTGGCGAGAACAGCTTCGCCGGCTCCTTCGCCGCGCACGCGATCCTCACCGGGGCGAGCCTGGCCGCGCTCTTCCCGATCGCCTGGCTGGTCTTCCTGTCCCTGGGCCCGGACAAGGACGATTACCTGCATCCCGGTCGCATCTTCGGCAAAATGACGCTCGACAACTACTCGTTCGTCCTTCAGGAGACGCCGTTCTTCGACTGGCTCGTCAGCACGCTCGTCGTGTCGCTCGGCACCACCGTCATAGGGGTGCTGATCGCCGCGACCACCGGTTACGCGGTCTCGCGCATGCGCTTCCCCGGCTACCGCAAGTTCATGTGGGTGCTGCTGGTCACGCAGATGTTCCCGGTCGCCGTACTGATGGTGCCGATGTACGAGATCCTGTCGGAACTCCAGCTCATCGACAGCTACCTCGGACTCGTCCTCGTCTACTGCTCGACGGCCGTGCCGTACTGCGCCTGGCTGCTCAAGGGCTACTTCGACACGATCCCGTTCGAGATCGACGAGGCGGGACGCGTCGACGGGCTGACCCCCTTCGGCACGTTCGCACGGCTGATCCTGCCGCTCGCCAGGCCGGGCCTCGCGGTCGCCGCGTTCTACAGCTTCATCACCGCGTTCGGGGAGGTCGCCTTCGCCTCGACGTTCATGCTGTCCGACACGAAGTACACCTTCGCGGTCGGCCTGCAGAGCTTCGTCAGCGAACACGACGCCCAGCGCAACCTGATGGCCGCCACCGCGGTACTGGTCGCGATCCCCGTCTCCGCGTTCTTCTACCTTGTGCAGAAGAACCTGGTGACCGGCCTGACGGCGGGCGGCACGAAGGGGTGA
- a CDS encoding phosphatase PAP2 family protein: protein MGDSTVTTLEEGREQAAPRPVMGAPEQGYLHRLRAPRRPRFWFEILLIAVSYWTYSLIRNAVPEQKTQALSNADWIWKVEHHLGIAVEDTVNHAVNSVTWLIVGMNYYYATLHFIVTLSVLVWLYRSHPGRYAATRLVLFATTAVALVGYYFYPLAPPRLMTSENFIDTVVVHQTWGSMASGDLKNMSNQYAAMPSMHIGWSLWCGLTIFALASVPWVRVLGLLYPTLTLVVIVATANHFWLDAVGGMLCLAFGFGVTRVWYGALPYALPRYVAGSGGEPQLAPVKA, encoded by the coding sequence ATGGGTGACTCGACCGTGACGACACTGGAGGAAGGCCGGGAGCAGGCCGCTCCGCGGCCCGTCATGGGCGCGCCGGAGCAGGGGTACCTGCACCGGCTGAGGGCTCCGCGTCGCCCGCGCTTCTGGTTCGAGATCCTGCTGATCGCCGTGAGTTACTGGACATACTCGCTGATCCGCAACGCGGTCCCCGAGCAGAAGACCCAGGCGCTCAGCAACGCCGACTGGATCTGGAAGGTGGAGCACCACCTCGGGATCGCCGTCGAGGACACCGTCAACCACGCCGTGAACTCGGTGACATGGCTGATCGTCGGCATGAACTACTACTACGCGACACTGCACTTCATCGTCACGTTGAGTGTCCTCGTGTGGCTCTACCGTAGTCATCCCGGCCGTTATGCGGCGACGCGTCTGGTGCTCTTCGCCACAACGGCGGTCGCCCTGGTCGGCTACTACTTCTACCCGCTGGCCCCGCCCCGTCTGATGACGAGCGAGAACTTCATCGACACGGTCGTCGTCCACCAGACCTGGGGCTCCATGGCCTCCGGCGACCTGAAGAACATGTCGAACCAGTACGCGGCCATGCCGTCCATGCACATCGGCTGGTCGTTGTGGTGCGGGTTGACGATCTTCGCGCTGGCGTCGGTGCCGTGGGTGCGCGTGCTGGGACTGCTCTATCCCACGCTGACCCTCGTCGTCATCGTCGCGACCGCCAACCACTTCTGGCTGGACGCGGTGGGCGGGATGCTGTGCCTCGCGTTCGGGTTCGGGGTGACCCGGGTCTGGTACGGGGCGTTGCCGTACGCGCTGCCGCGGTATGTGGCGGGGAGCGGTGGGGAGCCGCAGTTGGCGCCGGTGAAGGCGTAG
- a CDS encoding carbohydrate ABC transporter permease: MTVAIDRATGKRRGEPGGRPGRLTRLRQSYQRYWYAYAMIAPVVVVLGVLVLYPLARGFYLTLTNANSLNSARTIGVNHIEATYEFIGFDNYADILWGPTSYDRFWSHFIWTIVWTALCVTLHYVIGLGLALLLNQKLRGRTFYRLILVLPWAVPTFVTVFGWRFMLADGGIINAGLEALHLPAPLWLEDTFWQRFAAIMVNTWCGVPFMMISLLGGLQSIDTSLYEAAEMDGASAWQRFRYVTLPGLRSVSSTVVLLGVIWTFNQFAVIFLLFGDTAPEAQILVTWAYYLGFGQQPRDFAQSAAYGILLLAILIVFTSVYRRWLNRDEQQLAI, encoded by the coding sequence ATGACAGTCGCCATCGACCGAGCGACCGGCAAGCGCCGAGGTGAACCCGGCGGGCGCCCCGGCCGGCTGACGCGTCTGAGGCAGTCGTACCAGCGGTACTGGTACGCGTACGCGATGATCGCCCCGGTGGTCGTCGTGCTCGGCGTCCTGGTGCTGTATCCGCTGGCGCGCGGCTTCTATCTCACCCTCACCAACGCCAACAGCCTCAACTCGGCGCGCACGATCGGCGTCAACCACATCGAGGCCACCTACGAGTTCATCGGCTTCGACAACTACGCCGACATCCTGTGGGGCCCAACGTCGTACGACCGCTTCTGGTCGCACTTCATCTGGACGATCGTCTGGACGGCGCTCTGCGTCACCCTGCACTACGTCATCGGCCTCGGCCTCGCGCTGCTGCTCAACCAGAAGCTGCGCGGCCGCACCTTCTACCGGCTGATCCTGGTCCTGCCGTGGGCGGTGCCCACCTTCGTCACCGTCTTCGGCTGGCGGTTCATGCTCGCCGACGGCGGCATCATCAACGCCGGCCTCGAAGCGCTGCACCTGCCGGCCCCGCTGTGGCTGGAGGACACCTTCTGGCAGCGGTTCGCCGCGATCATGGTCAACACGTGGTGCGGTGTGCCGTTCATGATGATCTCGCTGCTGGGCGGACTGCAGTCCATCGACACGTCTTTGTACGAGGCCGCCGAGATGGACGGCGCGAGCGCCTGGCAGCGCTTCCGCTACGTCACCCTGCCGGGCCTGAGGTCCGTCAGCTCCACCGTCGTACTCCTCGGCGTCATCTGGACGTTCAACCAGTTCGCCGTCATCTTCCTGCTGTTCGGCGACACCGCGCCCGAGGCGCAGATCCTCGTGACCTGGGCGTACTACCTCGGCTTCGGGCAGCAGCCGCGCGACTTCGCGCAGTCGGCGGCCTACGGCATCCTGCTGCTGGCCATCCTGATCGTCTTCACCTCCGTCTACCGCCGCTGGCTGAACCGCGATGAGCAGCAGCTCGCGATCTGA
- a CDS encoding DMT family transporter: MSLASTLRMALLSLLWGSGFLWIKLALNHGLSPLQITVTRCALGAGVLLAAALAARQRLPRDRRTWGHLLVAAFFCNALPFALFSIGEQTVDSGTAGVLNATTPLWSLLLGLLLGTDRPLSPARLTGLLVGFGGVLLIFAPWQRAGLMTGGALALLGAAVSYALAFAYMGRHLTDRDAPLAVSAAQLLTATGWTALALPAGGSGTGGVDMTALVAVTVLGIFGTGVTFYLNYRLIADEGATSAATVGYLLPVVSVALGALFLDERVGPRVIAGMVVVLAGVALTRPRVGSGRGWLRPTAAAGGRPALRR, translated from the coding sequence ATGTCTCTCGCGTCCACGCTCCGCATGGCCCTCCTCTCCCTTCTCTGGGGCTCCGGCTTCCTCTGGATCAAGCTCGCTCTCAACCACGGCCTGTCCCCGCTCCAGATCACGGTCACGCGGTGCGCGCTGGGTGCCGGAGTGCTGCTGGCGGCGGCGCTCGCCGCGCGTCAGCGGCTGCCGCGCGACCGGCGGACCTGGGGCCATCTGCTGGTGGCGGCCTTCTTCTGCAACGCCCTGCCCTTCGCCCTCTTCAGCATCGGCGAGCAGACGGTCGACTCGGGCACGGCGGGTGTCCTCAACGCCACGACGCCGCTGTGGTCCCTGCTCCTCGGCCTCCTCCTCGGCACGGACCGGCCCCTCTCCCCCGCTCGCCTCACCGGCCTTCTGGTCGGTTTCGGTGGGGTGCTGCTGATCTTCGCGCCCTGGCAGCGGGCGGGGCTGATGACCGGCGGTGCGCTCGCCCTGCTCGGGGCGGCCGTCAGCTATGCGTTGGCCTTCGCGTACATGGGCCGCCACCTGACGGACCGGGACGCCCCGCTGGCGGTCTCGGCCGCGCAACTCCTGACAGCGACGGGTTGGACGGCACTCGCGCTGCCCGCCGGGGGCTCCGGCACGGGCGGGGTGGACATGACCGCCCTGGTCGCGGTGACCGTCCTGGGGATATTCGGCACCGGGGTGACCTTCTACCTCAACTACCGGCTGATCGCCGACGAGGGGGCGACGAGCGCGGCGACGGTGGGCTATCTGCTGCCGGTGGTGTCGGTCGCCCTGGGCGCGCTGTTCCTCGACGAACGCGTCGGGCCCCGGGTGATCGCGGGGATGGTCGTGGTCCTGGCGGGCGTGGCGCTGACCCGGCCTCGCGTGGGGTCGGGCCGGGGGTGGCTCAGGCCGACTGCGGCTGCGGGCGGCAGGCCGGCCCTGCGGCGGTGA
- a CDS encoding DNA-binding response regulator, translating to MAEIMTIRGDLEFLTRTGHLFSSVQEEFVCAARDLDTWPRPEARRTTRDRLRGSGTHRTRKLYSPAALLDERGREHLSELADKGAQVRIAATALPHETIIIDRRFAVLAGLSAPSGREYTLTTAPTLVGGVYALFEAAWETATDLKAFLRGEQPRLDAESRKVLRALGSGATDETAARELGMSLRTYRRRVAELLDAFDAGSRFQAGVRAGELGLNS from the coding sequence GTGGCAGAGATCATGACGATCCGCGGTGACCTGGAGTTCCTCACCCGTACTGGGCACCTGTTCTCCTCCGTCCAGGAGGAGTTCGTCTGCGCCGCCCGTGATCTCGACACCTGGCCCCGTCCCGAAGCCCGGCGGACCACCCGCGACCGGTTGCGCGGCAGCGGAACCCACCGGACCCGCAAGCTGTACAGCCCGGCCGCGCTGCTCGACGAACGCGGCCGCGAGCATCTGAGCGAACTCGCCGACAAGGGCGCCCAGGTGCGGATCGCCGCCACCGCCCTTCCCCACGAGACGATCATCATCGACCGCCGGTTCGCCGTCCTCGCCGGCTTGAGCGCCCCCAGCGGCCGCGAGTACACCCTGACCACCGCACCCACCCTGGTCGGTGGGGTGTACGCCCTCTTCGAAGCCGCCTGGGAGACGGCGACCGACCTCAAGGCCTTCCTGCGCGGCGAACAGCCCCGGCTGGATGCCGAGAGCCGGAAGGTCCTGCGCGCGCTGGGGTCGGGTGCCACCGACGAGACGGCCGCGCGGGAACTCGGCATGTCCCTGCGAACCTACCGACGCCGGGTCGCCGAACTGCTCGACGCGTTCGACGCGGGTTCGCGGTTCCAGGCCGGGGTGCGCGCGGGTGAGCTGGGCCTGAACAGCTGA
- a CDS encoding LacI family DNA-binding transcriptional regulator — MTTRLADIAAQAGVSEATVSRVLNGKPGVAATTRQSVLAALDVLGYERPVRLRQRSAGLVGLITPELENPIFPALAQVIGQALTRQGYTPVLATQTPGGSTEDELTEMLVDRGVAGIIFVSGLHADTSADMQRYEQLRAQGVPFVLVDGFSPKVQAPFISPDDRAAMALAVTHLVSLGHTRIGLALGPKRFVPVQRKIEGFVRTMRDQLGLNAADVESELVQHSLYTLEGGQAAAMALIDRDCTAVVCASDMMALGAIRAARQLGLQVPRDVSVVGFDDSPLIAFTDPPLTTVRKPVPAMGQAAVRTLLEEIGGTPAPHSEFVFMPELVVRGSTASAPGDRTRT, encoded by the coding sequence GTGACCACACGGCTTGCCGACATCGCAGCCCAGGCGGGGGTCAGCGAGGCGACTGTCAGCCGCGTCCTGAACGGGAAGCCGGGCGTCGCCGCCACCACTCGCCAGTCCGTTCTGGCCGCCCTCGACGTCCTGGGCTACGAGCGGCCCGTACGACTGCGTCAGCGCAGCGCGGGCCTCGTGGGCCTGATAACCCCTGAGCTGGAGAACCCCATATTCCCGGCCCTGGCCCAGGTCATCGGCCAGGCACTGACCCGGCAGGGCTACACCCCGGTCCTCGCCACCCAGACCCCCGGCGGATCCACCGAGGACGAGCTGACCGAGATGCTCGTCGACCGCGGGGTCGCCGGCATCATCTTCGTCTCCGGTCTGCACGCCGACACCTCCGCCGACATGCAGCGTTACGAGCAACTGCGTGCCCAGGGCGTGCCGTTCGTCCTCGTCGACGGCTTCTCGCCGAAGGTCCAGGCCCCCTTCATCTCCCCGGACGACCGCGCGGCGATGGCCCTCGCGGTGACGCACCTGGTGTCGCTGGGGCACACGAGGATAGGCCTGGCCCTGGGCCCCAAGCGCTTCGTCCCGGTCCAGCGCAAGATCGAGGGCTTCGTCCGCACGATGCGGGACCAGCTGGGCCTGAACGCCGCGGACGTCGAGTCCGAGCTGGTCCAGCACTCCCTCTACACCCTGGAGGGCGGCCAGGCGGCGGCCATGGCGCTCATCGACCGGGACTGTACGGCGGTGGTGTGCGCGAGCGACATGATGGCGCTCGGCGCGATCCGGGCGGCCCGGCAGCTGGGTCTCCAGGTGCCGCGGGACGTCTCGGTGGTCGGCTTCGACGACTCCCCCTTGATCGCCTTCACCGATCCCCCGCTGACGACGGTCCGCAAGCCGGTCCCGGCCATGGGACAGGCGGCGGTGCGTACGTTGCTGGAGGAGATCGGCGGGACGCCGGCGCCGCACAGTGAGTTCGTGTTCATGCCGGAACTGGTGGTGCGGGGGTCGACCGCTTCGGCCCCTGGGGACCGGACTCGTACCTGA
- a CDS encoding LysR family transcriptional regulator, whose amino-acid sequence MLDVRRMQVLRTVVTSGSVTAAATTLGYTPSAISQQIAALEKEAGIALLERVGRGVRPTAAGLLLTEYADTIGRQVAEAETALADLRAGRTGRLAVRYFATAGAPLVAPAVARLRAEHPGVQVELKLVDPDDPLPAVKEGRADLALVVRPRGADPDGVRLLHLLDDTYFAVLPAAHPLADRTALELADLADEPWVGSEWPGPCLDAQLEACAEAGFRPRFVVESEDYITAQGFVAAGLGVALIPRLGLGSRHPDVVVRRLTAPEPQRSIHAAVRETAPPQPALRTFVRALRDAADASGPP is encoded by the coding sequence ATGCTTGATGTGCGGCGCATGCAGGTGCTCAGGACCGTGGTGACCAGTGGCTCGGTCACGGCGGCAGCGACCACTCTCGGCTACACCCCTTCCGCGATCAGCCAGCAGATCGCGGCACTGGAGAAGGAGGCCGGGATCGCGCTGCTGGAACGCGTCGGGCGCGGGGTCCGGCCCACGGCCGCCGGGCTGCTGCTCACCGAGTACGCCGACACGATCGGCCGGCAGGTCGCCGAGGCGGAGACCGCGCTGGCCGATCTGCGGGCGGGACGCACGGGCCGGCTCGCCGTCCGGTACTTCGCCACGGCCGGCGCCCCACTGGTCGCCCCCGCCGTCGCCCGGCTGCGCGCCGAGCACCCCGGCGTCCAGGTCGAGCTGAAGCTCGTCGACCCCGACGACCCGCTCCCGGCCGTGAAGGAGGGACGGGCCGATCTCGCACTCGTCGTACGGCCGCGCGGGGCCGACCCCGACGGCGTACGGCTGCTGCACCTGCTCGACGACACCTACTTCGCCGTGCTGCCCGCCGCGCACCCCCTCGCCGACCGGACCGCCCTCGAACTGGCCGACCTCGCCGACGAGCCCTGGGTCGGCAGCGAATGGCCCGGCCCTTGCCTGGACGCCCAGCTGGAGGCGTGCGCCGAGGCCGGATTCCGGCCCCGGTTCGTGGTGGAGAGCGAGGACTACATCACCGCGCAGGGGTTCGTCGCCGCAGGCCTGGGCGTCGCCCTCATCCCCCGGCTCGGCCTGGGCAGCCGCCACCCGGACGTCGTCGTACGCCGGCTCACCGCCCCGGAACCCCAGCGCTCCATCCACGCGGCCGTACGGGAGACGGCTCCACCGCAACCCGCCCTCAGGACCTTCGTACGGGCGCTACGGGACGCGGCCGACGCCTCGGGTCCACCGTGA
- a CDS encoding oxidoreductase, translated as MSSDFRLGGDLPINRLGFGAMRLPTNSFHGPARDPETGRAVLRRAVELGVNHIDTAAFYVSGDATVRANSLIREALHPYPADLVIATKVGPARTPDGGLSATTDPADLRPLVEENLETLGVDRLDLVYLRIGGIQPPPNGESVAERFEMLAAMREEGLIRHLGLSNINADHLAEARTIAPVAAVQNHFHAAKRDDTELLAACEEAGIAYVPFFPLGGGLSDLNGDRITKVADRHDATVPQIALAWLLASSPVTLAIPGTGSLAHLEENTAAGSIVLTLEDLSDLA; from the coding sequence ATGAGCAGCGACTTCCGCCTTGGTGGCGACCTTCCGATCAACCGGCTCGGCTTCGGGGCCATGCGCCTGCCCACGAACAGCTTCCATGGCCCGGCCCGCGATCCCGAGACCGGTCGCGCCGTCCTGCGCCGTGCCGTCGAACTGGGCGTCAACCACATCGACACCGCCGCCTTCTACGTCAGCGGCGATGCCACCGTTCGAGCCAACTCCCTGATCCGCGAGGCGCTTCACCCCTACCCGGCCGACCTGGTCATCGCGACCAAGGTCGGCCCCGCCCGCACCCCCGACGGCGGCCTGTCCGCGACCACCGACCCCGCGGACCTGCGACCGCTGGTCGAGGAGAACCTCGAAACGCTCGGTGTGGACCGCCTCGATCTGGTCTACCTGCGCATCGGGGGCATACAGCCGCCGCCGAACGGCGAATCCGTCGCCGAGCGCTTCGAGATGCTGGCCGCGATGCGTGAGGAGGGCCTGATCCGCCACCTCGGCCTGAGCAACATCAACGCCGACCACCTCGCCGAGGCCCGCACGATCGCACCCGTCGCAGCCGTACAGAACCACTTCCACGCCGCCAAGCGCGACGACACCGAACTCCTGGCCGCCTGCGAGGAGGCCGGCATCGCCTACGTGCCGTTCTTCCCGCTCGGCGGCGGCCTGAGCGACCTCAACGGTGACCGCATCACCAAGGTCGCGGACCGGCATGACGCCACGGTCCCGCAGATCGCCCTGGCCTGGCTGCTCGCCTCGTCCCCCGTCACCCTGGCCATCCCCGGCACCGGCTCCCTCGCCCACCTGGAGGAGAACACCGCCGCCGGCTCGATCGTCCTCACGCTGGAGGATCTCTCCGACCTCGCCTGA
- a CDS encoding extracellular solute-binding protein — protein MRRGIAATALVASIALTATACGGSDSGDSAGGPVTLTWWDTSNATNEAPTYKALVKEFEAANKDIKVKYVNVPFDQAQNKFDTAAGASGAPDILRSEVGWTPAFAKKGFFLPLDGTEALADQDKFQPSLIKQAQYDGKTYGVPFVTDTLALVYNKELFEKAGITEAPKTWADLKKAAATIKDKTGVDGYWGSTQAYYAQSFLYGDGTDTVDVAAKKITVNSAEAKKAYGTWLDLFDGKGLHKADTTADAYAHIQDAFVNGKVASIIQGPWEITNFYKGEAFKDKANLGIATVPAGSTGKAGAPTGGHNLSVYAGSDKAHQEASLKFVNFMTSAKSQETIALKNSTLPTRDDAYTAEIKADPGIAGYQTVLAAAQPRPELPEYSSLWGPLDTELLAIAGGKESLDKGLSNAETAIAKLVPDYSK, from the coding sequence ATGCGGCGTGGCATAGCGGCCACCGCGCTGGTGGCGTCGATCGCCCTCACGGCGACGGCCTGCGGCGGAAGCGACAGCGGCGACTCGGCCGGCGGTCCGGTCACCCTCACCTGGTGGGACACCTCCAACGCCACCAATGAGGCACCGACGTACAAGGCCCTGGTCAAGGAGTTCGAGGCCGCCAACAAGGACATCAAGGTCAAGTACGTCAACGTGCCCTTCGACCAGGCGCAGAACAAGTTCGACACCGCCGCCGGCGCCTCCGGAGCCCCTGACATCCTGCGCTCCGAGGTCGGCTGGACGCCCGCCTTCGCCAAGAAGGGCTTCTTCCTGCCGCTGGACGGCACCGAGGCCCTCGCGGACCAGGACAAGTTCCAGCCCAGCCTGATCAAGCAGGCCCAGTACGACGGCAAGACCTACGGCGTCCCGTTCGTCACCGACACCCTCGCGCTGGTCTACAACAAGGAACTCTTCGAGAAGGCCGGCATCACCGAGGCCCCGAAGACCTGGGCCGACCTGAAGAAGGCCGCCGCCACCATCAAGGACAAGACCGGCGTCGACGGCTACTGGGGCTCCACCCAGGCCTACTACGCCCAGTCCTTCCTCTACGGAGACGGCACCGACACCGTCGACGTCGCCGCCAAGAAGATCACGGTCAACTCCGCCGAGGCGAAGAAGGCGTACGGCACCTGGCTGGACCTCTTCGACGGCAAGGGCCTGCACAAGGCCGACACCACCGCCGACGCCTACGCCCACATCCAGGACGCCTTCGTCAACGGCAAGGTCGCCTCGATCATCCAGGGCCCGTGGGAGATCACCAACTTCTACAAGGGCGAGGCGTTCAAGGACAAGGCCAACCTCGGCATCGCCACCGTCCCGGCCGGCTCCACCGGCAAGGCGGGCGCCCCGACCGGCGGCCACAACCTCTCCGTCTACGCCGGCTCGGACAAGGCGCACCAGGAGGCGTCGCTGAAGTTCGTCAACTTCATGACCTCGGCGAAGTCCCAGGAGACCATCGCCCTGAAGAACTCCACGCTGCCCACGCGTGACGACGCCTACACCGCCGAGATCAAGGCCGACCCGGGCATCGCGGGCTACCAGACCGTCCTCGCCGCCGCCCAGCCGCGCCCCGAGCTGCCCGAGTACAGCTCCCTGTGGGGCCCGCTCGACACCGAGCTGCTCGCGATCGCCGGCGGCAAGGAGTCCCTCGACAAGGGCCTGAGCAACGCGGAGACCGCCATCGCCAAGCTGGTCCCGGACTACAGCAAGTGA